In a single window of the Bactrocera dorsalis isolate Fly_Bdor chromosome 2, ASM2337382v1, whole genome shotgun sequence genome:
- the LOC125776491 gene encoding piggyBac transposable element-derived protein 1-like: MEFPSFIDELETPAEFFQFFFDEDLINFIVEQSNILALQKDINKPANITKSEIEQFIGEFSVNTVEKLSENLFSGIVLYMSLMKLPSSRHYWDTTVGQEFVRTIMTCNRWENIKRFLHFNNNENMKSPGEDGFDKLFKVRPLLNKIRENILLIPKEEQLVVDEQIIPTKCRHHLKQYIPVKPHKWGFKNFVLSGVTGFSYDFDVFAGAQSDKHPEGLPNLGISGNVVTRLAVTVPRYQN, translated from the coding sequence ATGGAGTTTCCAAGTTTTATCGATGAATTAGAGACGCCAGCGGAgttctttcaatttttctttgacGAAGATTTGATAAACTTTATTGTTGAACAATCGAACATACTTGCGCTACAAAAAGACATAAATAAGCCGGCAAATATTACTAAGAGCGAAATAGAGCAATTTATAGGTGAGTTCAGCGTAAACACTGTGGAGAAACTTagtgaaaatttgttttcaggCATAGTCTTATACATGTCTTTGATGAAATTACCATCGTCGAGGCATTATTGGGATACTACAGTTGGCCAAGAATTTGTACGCACCATCATGACTTGCAATAGatgggaaaatattaaacgcTTTTTGCATTTCAACAACAATGAGAATATGAAATCGCCAGGTGAAGATGGATTTGACAAGCTGTTCAAAGTTCGACCACTTCTAAATAAAATCCGTGAAAATATACTGCTCATACCAAAAGAGGAGCAACTGGTTGTGGATGAGCAAATAATTCCCACAAAGTGCCGACATCATCTAAAACAATACATTCCGGTCAAACCGCACAAATGGGGTTTcaagaattttgttttaagtGGAGTTACAGGATTTAGCTACGATTTTGATGTATTTGCTGGAGCACAAAGTGATAAACATCCAGAGGGATTACCGAATCTGGGAATCAGTGGAAATGTTGTTACAAGGCTAGCAGTCACTGTACCGagatatcaaaattaa